One region of Xyrauchen texanus isolate HMW12.3.18 chromosome 11, RBS_HiC_50CHRs, whole genome shotgun sequence genomic DNA includes:
- the LOC127651870 gene encoding uncharacterized protein LOC127651870, with protein MRCNRSLLSGEQVGLYLHRYCRHIIYLQSFLGHRDIMSIYPEVKMLAVMVVLFLVAGMGDSVILNKCGLKQQLEVTLTLPEVVLNQTTPVDLLAKIVCHIQLNTGFNTSSVKLITEPSKAKNSQGHGGRKGRSAGSGKNKGRPSSNVKRPTSAESSGSGESHEYNGIKSCTQYGLFQLSNRVACNSTLSPTLNLCGLNCNMLIDDDISDDLACVQVLLNTMVAVTPKALHADHIRKMISSIYKTECANVVASSYFAEC; from the exons ATGAGGTGTAACAGAAGTCTTCTCTCAGGGGAACAGGTGGGTCTATATCTTCACAGGTACTGTAGGCACATCATCTACCTGCAGAGTTTCCTTGGACACAGAGACATCATGAGCATCTATCCAGAAGTTAAGATGTTGGCGGTCATGGTTGTTTTATTCCTGGTGGCTGGGATGGGCGACAGCGTGATTCTGAATAAATGTGGGCTGAAGCAACAGCTTGAAGTAACCCTTACGCTGCCTGAGGTTGTTCTGAACCAAACGACTCCTGTGGACCTTCTAGCAAAGA TTGTGTGCCATATTCAGCTGAACACTGGCTTTAATACCAGCTCCGTGAAGCTGATTACAGAGCCAAGCAAAGCCAAAAATTCACAGGGTCATGGTGGCCGCAAGGGCCGTTCTGCTGGGAGCGGGAAAAATAAAGGGCGACCCTCCAGTAATGTCAAGCGCCCAACCTCTGCAGAAAGTTCAGGCAGTGGTGAGAGCCACGAATATAATGGTATAAAGTCATGCACCCAGTACGGCTTGTTCCAGCTGAGTAACCGTGTGGCGTGCAACTCGACACTTTCTCCAACCCTGAACCTCTGCGGCCTGAACTGCAACA TGCTAATTGACGATGATATCAGTGACGACTTGGCATGTGTCCAGGTCCTTTTAAATACAAT GGTGGCAGTCACTCCTAAGGCCCTACATGCTGACCACATCCGCAAAAT GATCTCCTCGATCTACAAGACAGAGTGTGCCAATGTGGTGGCTTCTTCATATTTCGCTGAATGTTAA